A single Falco naumanni isolate bFalNau1 chromosome 20, bFalNau1.pat, whole genome shotgun sequence DNA region contains:
- the CTSS gene encoding cathepsin S, with the protein MKLLASIAFLATLAVALGLPDPTLEWHWQLWKKTYGKEYHHKREEEERRATWERNLRLVTLHNLEHSLGLHSYELGMNHLGDMTSEEVAALLTGLNVASRPKPSSTYRPRPGSEVPDTVDWREKGCVTDVKNQGACGSCWAFSAVGALEGQVKLKTGKLVSLSAQNLVDCSMMYGNKGCSGGFMTRAFQYIIDNQGIDSDDSYPYTAQNGTCQYNASACAATCSKYVELPYADEAALKDAVANIGPVSVAIDATQPTFFLYKSGVYDDPRCTQEVNHAVVVIGYGTLNEKDYWLVKNSWGVHFGDQGYIRMSRNHANHCGIASYASYPLI; encoded by the exons ATGAAGCTCCTGGCTTCCATCGCCTTCCTGGCCACGCTCGCAGTGGCACTGGGACTCCCTGACCCCACGCTGGAGTGGCACTGGCAGCTCTGGAAGAAAACCTACGGCAAGGAGTACCACCACAAG agagaggaagaggagcgGCGGGCGACATGGGAGAGGAACCTGCGACTGGTGACGCTGCATAATCTGGAGCACTCCCTGGGGCTGCACTCCTACGAGCTGGGCATGAACCACCTGGGGGACATG ACCAGCGAGGAAGTGGCGGCTCTGTTAACCGGGCTGAACGTCGCTTCCCGGCCGAAGCCGAGCTCCACGTACCGGCCGCGTCCTGGCAGCGAAGTCCCGGACACGGTGGACTGGAGGGAGAAGGGATGCGTCACGGATGTGAAGAACCAG GGTGCGTGTGGGTCGTGCTGGGCGTTCAGTGCCGTGGGAGCCCTCGAAGGCCAGGTGAAGCTGAAGACAGGGAAGCTGGTGTCCCTGAGCGCCCAGAACCTCGTCGACTGCTCCATGATGTATGGGAACAAAGGTTGCAGCGGAGGTTTCATGACCAGAGCTTTCCAGTACATCATCGACAACCAAGGGATTGACTCGGACGACTCCTACCCCTACACAGCTCAG AACGGGACGTGTCAGTACAACGCATCCGCATGTGCCGCCACCTGCTCCAAGTACGTCGAGCTCCCATACGCTGATGAAGCCGCCCTGAAAGATGCTGTCGCCAACATCGGACCCGTCTCCGTCGCCATTGATGCCACCCAGCCCACCTTCTTCTTGTACAAGTCAG gtgtgTACGATGACCCCCGGTGCACGCAGGAGGTGAATCACGCCGTCGTGGTGATAGGCTACGGCACCCTGAACGAGAAGGATTACTGGCTGGTGAAAAACAG CTGGGGTGTGCATTTTGGTGACCAGGGCTATATCCGCATGTCGAGAAACCACGCGAACCATTGCGGTATCGCCAGTTACGCCTCTTACCCGCTCATCTAG
- the CTSK gene encoding cathepsin K — MLGVRLLPGMWWPTLVALLVPAAVAQLHPQQELDAQWDLWKKTHRKQYNGEADEVTRRLIWEKNLKYINTHNLEHALGVHTFELAMNHLGDMTSEEVVRTMTGLKVPHDRPRRNETLYVPDWTERAPATVDWRRKGYVTPVKNQGQCGSCWAFSSVGALEGQLKRKTGKLLSLSPQNLVDCVANNDGCGGGYMTNAFDYVRQNRGIDSEDAYPYIGQDESCMYSPTGKAAKCRGYREIPEGNEKALKRAVARIGPVSVGIDASLPSFQFYSRGVYYDESCNAENINHAVLAVGYGTQKGTKHWIIKNSWGEEWGNKGYVLLARNMNNACGIANLASFPKM, encoded by the exons TGTTCGGCTCCTCCCTGGGATGTGGTGGCCCACGCTGGTGGCCCTGCTGGTCCCCGCGGCGGTGGCCCAGCTGCACCCCCAGCAGGAACTGGACGCCCAGTGGGACCTGTGGAAGAAAACCCACCGCAAGCAGTACAACGGCGAG GCAGATGAGGTGACACGGAGGCTGATCTGGGAGAAGAACCTCAAGTACATCAACACCCACAACCTGGAGCATGCGCTGGGCGTCCACACCTTCGAGCTGGCCATGAACCACCTGGGTGACATG ACCAGCGAGGAGGTGGTGAGGACAATGACGGGCTTGAAGGTGCCCCACGACCGCCCACGTCGCAACGAGACGCTCTATGTCCCCGATTGGACCGAGAGAGCCCCGGCTACTGTGGactggaggaggaaaggctACGTGACACCCGTCAAGAACCAG GGCCAGTGCGGCTCGTGCTGGGCGTTCAGCTCGGTGGGCGCGCTGGAGGGGCAGCTGAAGCGGAAGACGGGGAAGCTGCTCTCCCTCAGCCCCCAAAACCTGGTGGATTGTGTGGCCAACAACGACGGCTGCGGCGGCGGCTACATGACCAACGCCTTCGACTACGTCCGGCAGAACCGCGGCATCGACTCGGAGGACGCCTACCCTTACATCGGCCAG GACGAGAGCTGCATGTACAGCCCCACCGGGAAGGCAGCCAAGTGCCGCGGCTACCGGGAAATCCCCGAAGGGAACgagaaagctttgaaaaggGCCGTGGCCAGGATCGGACCCGTCTCCGTAGGCATTGACGCCAGCCTGCCCTCCTTCCAGTTCTACAGCcggg GTGTGTACTATGACGAGAGCTGCAACGCCGAAAACATCAACCATGCGGTGCTGGCGGTGGGCTACGGCACGCAGAAGGGCACCAAGCACTGGATCATCAAGAACAG CTGGGGCGAGGAGTGGGGCAACAAGGGCTACGTCCTCCTGGCGCGCAACATGAACAACGCCTGCGGCATCGCCAACCTCGCCAGCTTCCCCAAGATGTGA